Genomic segment of Salvia splendens isolate huo1 chromosome 12, SspV2, whole genome shotgun sequence:
GTTTGAAATTGAACTATTTGAGGAAAAATGGTACTATGCTTGAAATTATGGAATCTAGGGAATCATATGTGTGTTCGAAAGAATGTGAAATGTACTGATGACCAATATATAatggaatttgaaaatgaatgTTGTATTTGACATTTATGCAAATTGTGTTAATAATTGATGTGTGCCGAGAAATGACAATAAATGTGGTATTTGGTGATAATGCGAATTGTGTTGATTATTTGGGAGATATTAGAATTTTGATGTGgatgattaatttatttggatGCTTTGTGTTTGAATTTGAATACTGTTGGTTTTTGGGCATGCTCCATTTTTAGGGGAAAGGTTGCCCAATTTTTTGTTAGAAACTAATGGAATAAATTAACTACGGAATTATAATAACAAGAGATGATGACTATAATAGAAACAATATGCAATATGTGGTGAATCAAGGTGGAAGTATATAGTATGATAAAGGGTATGTAAATTGATATGATATAAGAAGACAACAAGAATAAGTTAAAAATGAACTAGAATGGTATACTGGATAAATGAGTAATAAAAATGGTAGCATTGTCATGTGAATGCGGATGGGGAATCTGAATGTGAAAACGCTGATTATGTGATTTTATATGCTATTTGATGAATGATTGTTGGAATATGAGCTATGGATTTCACATTGGAACTTATGCTGAAATCTGTCagataataaaatgtaaagaaGTATGCGATATAATTTGATAAGTATGCTTATATATATTATTGAATCTGTGACATGATGGAACTCATAATCTTAATATGATATATTAGGGTGAAATATGAACTTATGTGACATTATATGTGAAAGGTGGATTATGTGATTTTAAGTATGATTTTGTGGCTTGATGCGGAAAATGAGGATACGCTACGAATAGGAAATGACGTAATTCCATGAAACAACATAAGAGAAACCATGGCGCTTCAGGAGTAAAAAATATCCATGGAATTTCGAGGACGAAATTCTTTTTAAGGGGGATGAGTTGTAATGCCCCAAAATCCACCTTAGACGGAAAAGTGAATTTCTGGTGCTGTAAATCgccgaaattagggttttcagcgaataattcaaaataaataacaaaataaattttgataattcaataaatcatgGAGTACTGAAATATAAGTCTTAAATAAGTGTAATGTGAGTACGATTGAgtaaaaattagaattaaatcGGTGCCCGTATAGGAAACGCGATAGAAGAGCATAATGGTCtttctaaattaattaaactacTCTAATGTCCTATATAAAAAGTGACGTTTTTTTAAAGTATATTAGGCATGAGatgaattcatttttttttaagtgtGAAACATAAAGAGAATTCTAGAGAAATTGTATAACATGTGGCTTAATAAAAAGGTGCCAAATGGCAAAACTATTTCCATACATTGCAATAATTGATGAAGACtaaattaaataccaaaaactatcttcttcttcctatttTTCTAAGAAAAACCGTCCACCATGGGAGAGGAAAAAAGCGTGAGGTTCTCAAATAAGTCTCACCCCGATTTTTTGTCAAACCGTCGATTTAATCGTGTAAACGTTATGAAATCAACTACACCCAAATGTATCAAATgaaaggaaaaaggatcggcgaaAGAAGAAATGTCGAATGGAAAGGTTTGGAAATAACGTCATCCAGGTAGCATGCTCAACACTTAAATGGCCTAATTCTCTTACGTGTTTTTCCGTGATTATTACGTGACTTATTGTCTAcataatttatgattaattatgtgATTAAATATTCATGAagtaaaatataagaatatgatggattgttgattgatttgataatgaaatATGTGAAAAGAGTATACGTTGTGGAGATGGAAATAAATGTGATTAAATGTGATGATGTCTGATCTATCTATCTGTGATGAGGTCTGATTTGTCTGTCTGTGTTGATATATTATTATCTTAGTAGATTATGAGTAATTTATGTGATAAAAGACTTATGAAGTAAAACATGAGAATATGATGAATTATTGAATGAGTTGGCATTGAGATGTGAAAAGGGAAGAATATGGTTGTAACTGTAGGTAATGTGGAAATGAGCATTAAGGAGGATatgataaatgatatatgatgATGAGATGTATACAAATATGATTAAATGTGATGATTCatgatctatctatctatctgtgATTAGGTATGATCTGTCTGTGTTGTTGGGAATCTGGTATGGTTTTGAGAATGTCGGAATTTAATCTATAAATTCGATATgatatggtgtgaaaataaGTTGTTGATGTGTTATATTAGAAATAGTTGAGAATAtgtattgagatgaaaatgagTAGATTTGATGGTGTTTACGCCTCGTGCTTGAGTGTATTatgtgggtacaattggcatgccataggacagcagcgctgcatcatctgtgatctctcgtcttctggataaccgaaccgaggatcgtctgttatctgatctgtctgatctgcaccctatgggtggtctgttcccgggattatctgtctgcatcCGAAATGGGTGGtatgattatctgtctgcaccctaattgGGTGGTTTGTGCGAagtcctctcgaggacaaaatccgcgtctgtatctgattctgattctgatctggtccgcgtaCCCTAGTCTGTCACTAAGCACATTAAGGGGCCATGTGTGAAATTATGTGTAATGTCGATCAAAATATTCGTGATAATATATGTGACAATATGTGCATGACAATATATGAGTTATAATATGCGATTATGTGAAACATCTGTTATAATTTGATGTGATAATATCTTATACGTGAAAATGGATTATGTTACATGGTTCTGTTGAGAGTTTTgatataaatattgaaaatctGAGACTTGCAGACATAATTTATGACATATGTGAAGTTTTGTATTATTATACCGTTCTGATGACATAGTTTGGAAATTTGAAGTCGTGGACGAAGATTTGACTACTGGTACGGGTATGTTGATACGTGTGATGACGTCTGTGATATGTCTGTGTTGATGTGTGGATATCATGTGGAATACTTGACATTTCATATGAATACTGATGACTGTTGATATATTTTGGGATTAATATTGTCTCCTGTTGGATTCTGGGCACGTGTTGGTTATAGGGCAGTTGCTGTCCAATTTACGTTAGAAATTAATAAGACAATAATGATATGATAGATGTAGTGATGattgaaacaaaataataagaatttaaagaattttaagttgtatgatTATTGATTGTTAGAGAATTGTGGCTGAAGTGTTGAGTGTGCTACAGGTTAATTGGATCGGGGATTCCTTTGAATATTTCTTTCGTTTCTTCGCCAGCACTGCATCTTCGGTGGGTCACTGGTCACTGCTTGCGGCGTTTGTGTCCATTTCTGTTAGATGTGGCATGTATAGTATTTGAATATCTAGCTTCCGTTGTGTTTGTAAATAGTGTTGGAACTTTTGCTAATAGTTTAATGAATTAAGTTTGGTTTTTAATTGACCATAATTTATGGTACCGTAATTGTGACATTTCCTATTCGACCGTTCGTCGATCGTATAGGGGGTGTTACAGCCcgacccacatccatgctcgttggcaagagcacggatgtggatgctctaaatatagTCCTACAAGTTTCATGATCAATCTGTTGGAATTGTAAAATCGAGGAAAGTTGGTAAGCAAGTATCTCTAATACTCTctgtttcataaaaaaatggaGACaactagaaagaaaaagtgattgtaGTATTGTTAATGAAGAATGAAACACACTAACTGGAGTAGACGCAGAAGTAAATGATGGTAGGGGCTCCACTGCATATTTCATTCGTCTGCCAACAAATGTCTCATTTAATATTTACCATTCTTTCCGTCAGCCATTACTTTTCacaaattttctttttgatCCGTCCGTTAACACTTTTCACaattactttttactattttaagtAACAAACCTCACATTCTaccaattatattttattataaaactaatatataaaagtatgacacacatttcactaactttttccatccaCTTCTCATAtagaatactccctccgtccgcgaataggagttccgttttgccattttagtccgtccacgaataggaatcctggttcacttttaccataaatggtaataggctctcaccttccactaactcatttcactcacattttatttaaaactaatatatacaagtgagacccctattccactaacttttcttaacatttcatGCCGGGCCAACATGTGCCAAGTACTGAGAGAAAAGGAGGGAGTGTTATTTTTGGTAAGTACACTTCACAATTCCCTAACCTTTTCTAGACCCCAGTTTATTAATCCACAAAACTAATACTTTGTCCCACCCTAAGCGAGTGACTTTCTTTTTCGGGATGTCTTACTATAAGTgagttattttcatttttagcaaaaaacaatacatttcatctcttttactttattctcttacgtactttattctctcttcattctacttttttctcttttacttttttttctccacTTAACTACTCCATCCATTTCCCATTAAGTGTCcacttttgccattttgatACGTCCTCCATTAAGAGtcaattttcagtttttttttataataaatgataagtaagtatcacattccactaactcatttaatTCAtgtttcattataaaactaatataaaagtGCGACTCATAttgcactaactttttcaacctattttctttatattttttaaaaatcatgcCAAATTAAATGTGGACTCCTAATAGAGGATGGGGGTAGTATTTGAATATCAATTTCAACGTTACATAAACTCAAAATAGTACTACTGTTGATTTAGCAGAAAGAGAACGATGATGCTACATGCAAATAGTAAGCATTGTCACCAACAGGGCCGGACCTAGCTCTGGGCCAAGTCACCACCAAACCAAGTATCCTTGCCAATGTTGCATGACTGCCCGCCCCTTGCTATGCGTGACTACGTCTGTGAGTAAGAAAAAGGAAGAGAGATGGAGTTGTGAAGGAAAAGATACTGGCCTCATCCCATCTCTtgtgttatttaattattcaacTATTATGATTTAGTCTTATATCTATAATATGTTAACAAttaaatacacatatataataatattgtaCTATATATGGGCagtcaaaatatataataaattgaCATTAAAAAGTTATCATAAATTATCTATATACTAAAATCTAAAATCTGAGAGTGAAAAAACTGATGTGTCTTTCAAGAATAATTGTTGatatcatatttattatttgtgtTATTTTAAGAATGCAAAGATTATAAAGATATTataagtaaaattaaatttttaataatattattacttattaatttatttttttaagcatCGGCTTACTTTAGTTTCTAGTTCTGTCTCTGTCTCCATCCCAGAAAATTTGTCGTGTTTTCATCTGGCaagagttttaataaatataacaaaaaatgGGTTGAAAATGTTAAGGGAATGGAgtgtatattattttataataaaatgtaagagaatgaattagtggcacataaattctattataaaaaatgataaaagttaCAAGCAGTAGTATGATATTGATCTGTTAATCCGTGATATACGATAATACTTTGAGCCCATAACCAAATTTGCTCCGGTGTGTGACgttaattaatcataaattaaatttttttaattaaaatcaaaatttgattaaGATCGTTAGGCTACGGAATAACAAGGAACTTGAAAAGAGATCTATAACTAGCCACAAATAACTTTGGTGCATGAGATGATGATTATCCAGTTAGTTGATTACTTGGGAAATTGAAGTAAAGGTTGAATTGGGAGCAAATCAGCATATAATGCACGAGTTCATCAGGTTTTCCAGCCATTCATACACTCTTCTCTTACACAAAGAGCCTCTAAAGAGCAAAAAATAAATAGGACAAAAGCTACCTAACATCGTAAGCATGTctaaaatttcattatttttctaTACCACTGAGAGAAAAGATCCACTGATTTTCTCCAACCTCAAGTAGTGATGAAAAATGGAGGTAGATGACGCTCTATCACTGCCAGCAATTCTCTCCTTTGCCCAGGCTCATCCAGGACCACCCCCTCCAGCCGCCTAGCCGCTTCCACCAGCTGCCCCCGATGCCTTTGCGACAGCAGCCCCCCTCCCGCCTTCACACACTCCCTATACAGAGGCAGGTACGCTATCGCCACCCTCAAAGGCGATGGCAGATCCCTCAAACAAACAGGCGACTCGCCCCATCTCAGAATCTGGACTAGGTTCGAGAAGTGTAGCTCTCCTTCCCTTAGTCCATCCAAGAAAGCCACATCGGACCAGTGTTCTTTGAGAAAAACCCTCAACTCCGGGGCGATCCCCTCGTCTTCTGATCTGGCGATGCTGTCAGCAACCGCATAGGTTGCCACGGGGTCCCCTAGAAAGTCTGACTGGAGGAGGAATGCTACCCCGTCGAGAGAGCCTCCACTTCGCTCACCGGCTGCCTTGAGTATTTCGATACTCAGGGCAGCAAGAACGTGCTGAGGAACGTGAGGGAGCAGATATGACGCTACACCTACTTGACTACTTGAAGTGGCAGCTGTAAGGGCAAGACAGAGCTCCATGTCTCGGCAACCCCTTTGGACGAACCACTGAACAACTGACATGCAGCCCCTCTCAGCAGCTCTCATCAGGGGACCCAAGAAAGCCATAGCATTGCCCTCTTCGACTAAACATTCCATAGTGCCTATTTTACCATAATGTGAAGCAAAGCCCAAGGCCAgatcaacatccacatccaagctGTTCCTTTGAGCAATCTAATACACAATATGGAAACGAGTAAGCCACGAAGCAAAATATACTACTAACAAATAACTTTCCTTCCAAAGAAGTCATGTGATGTTACTTTTCCAGTTGAGGGTTTTAATGCAAGAGCATTCATCAAAAAATTTCAAGCGGTAGgatatttaaaaacaaattgGCATTCTGACCCATACTGATTATCTTAGGCAAGGTTTTTATTACATGCTCTGTAGATGGGGCTAGGATAAGTGACCAACAGTAGTCATTCGGTGTGTGCTGTGATAGATTGAGCAGGCTTatggtggaataaagtaagaatacACTGGAGTATGAAGCCTAGCCATCATCAATTTAGTCACATTCTACATACCATTTTGGTTGTAATTCCTACAACAATTGCGATGGTTTCTACCTAAACTCATACCTACACATATCGATGATACACAAAACTTGTGATATGAAAAAGAAGACATACACAAAAGTACTCCTACAAGCTATCATGAAATTGGAGAAATGGGTTATCAATGGATTTGCAAAAATGCATGATTATGTAAAGTTGTAAACTGGAAGATAAACAAAAACCTTAGGTAGATAGATTTAAGTGAGAAAAGAGTCAACAATAAAGCAATGACTAATGAACAAATCAAACCATCACTTCTCCCCAAAGAGGTGGGAACCAAAAAAGTATTCACCCAGCAACTATATACTTGTTAATAAAAGCATTGCTTATCATTAGACATCAGAAACGATACCTGCAATAAAATGCGAACAAGTTCAGTACTCCCAAAACGTGAAGCCTCCAAAAAACACTGGTTAACATTGTCTGCGCCCCCCTCGATTAGCATGCCCAGTAACCCTTGGATTGCAGTAGCTGATATACCTGATGCCCATCCAGGATCAAATGTGCTAGAGAAGAGAGTAAGTGGGAAGCAAGCTGCATCAAATGCTTCAGTGAAATCCTTCCCAGTAAGATGGTTGCCTGCAAGATCTAGGAAGGTCTTGAAAGCAGATAGCTGCAGTTGAATCTCAACAGGAGAATTATGGCCTACTCTGTCCCTGTTTCCCTGGCAGCGAGAATGGAAACTTATACATTTAAGAGCCCACTCAGTAAATTTCTGAACTTTAGCGCCAGCTTCAGCCTTCAAGACTTCATCCCCATTGCATTCTTTAAGCCTTTCATGTAGCCTGCAACAATGGATGGTGGAAATGCTCAGAACATATGGAAGAATGTCAGTAAGCACAGCGCAGAAGCACAGCAGCCAAGATATCAATTATATTTCTATAAATTATAAAGTGGGTTTTGATATTTTATACGAGCACTTCACCCAAGATTAGACCCCAACAATATTAGTACGACAGAAAGGCTTAGCAGTATTTAGCACAAGCTGCAAATTACTTTCCGAACATATTACCAGACAGTACAAGCAAATTGGAGAGTTCAGTTATTTAATTTCTTGAGATTCGAGAGCAAGAGAGGCAGACAAAGGTTCCAAGTTACATGAAGCATCTAACTCCATTGATTTATGACAAataattcacttaaaaaaatataatcctaACTATTGAGCAGTCCTACAAGGCTACAACacacatatataattatatatatgaatGAGGGTGTGTGACAAAGGTCTCTTACATACCTTTGTGCCATTACAGTAACAGTGTCAGCAAGGCTCATTGTGCGACTTTGGCAAGCAGAAACACATGAAGCAAGAAATGAAGTCCTGAGTGCTGCTCGGGTGAAGTCATATGCCCCATTACCAATAATTTTCTTGATTAATCCAGTAATTCCATATAATTCTTGTTGTGTGCTCAAAAACCAGATTGAATCCAAAGCTATGCACAGTGCATCATTTAAAGTCTGTGGATCAGCCAACAAGATCAAACTCTCAGCAAGCTCCCAATCATGGGAACTCACAGCACCCTGAAACAACCGACCTAATTCAATTCTATCTTGCCGACTGAGCTTCCTCCCACTCTTCCCAGGAAGAGAATCAGAAGCAGCCAATCTGGATTTCAGTTTCTCAGCCCCACAGCTACAAGAGCTAATGCTGACATCTTCCTTAACGGCAAGAGGAGCTTCTCTTGAGAAAACAACATTTTCATGCCTTCCTCCCTCACACTTGTTTGAACTAAAGGAAACAAGCTCAGATCCATGTTTGCCCTCATCGCACATCCTCGGTACCTCAGTCTCAGCAGTTTCCATTTCCATCATTTCAATCTCAGAACACTGAGGTTCATCCATATTGATCTGTTTCTCAATGTCTAACCCTTTGCATTCAATTTCACTTCGAGCCCCACCTTCTATTTCAAATATAGGCACCTTCTTTGTTTCCATTGATCTCAAGCTCGCAACACTCGCAACACGGCTGGAAAGGAAGCAAAAAGAACTCAGTTTTTCCAACTTTCACCCATTCCTGTACTTCCACAGAAAATCTCACACCAAGAATACCTATTTACTCAATCAGTAGTACAAATAAGGAAATCCCAAATCTAAACTTCGAAATCTCAAGCTCGATCAAAACCCTTctcaacaaacaaacaaataaaacaaccaATTTATACACCCAAAACGGCAAACAACAAAGATTTACATAAGAGTAGAAACCCCAAGGACAGATATCCAAATTCCGATGACAAATTCAGCCTTCTATCCTTGAATCATACGAAAACTTCAGCCATCTTCCTAATCACCTCCAAAATCAATTACCCTTCACCTCCAAACCTCCAAATATCAGAAGCAGATCCCTCTACCAAATCCCTAATGCCAAAAATTTCACACatcaataaaaacaaaattaccTCAAAAATATGAAAAGTAAATACCAAAATGCTAATGGAAACGGGAAGAAGAAAAGGGAATAGCGCACAGAATGAATAAACGCAACTCCGAATACTTGCATACAATAATTAAACAGAATAACACGAACTAGAATCAAAGATATTGCAGAAACAATTcatcaaaaaaaaagaaaaaagaaaaaagaaaaatagagagaggaaaaaacAAACCTAAATAATTATGAGtggagagaggtagagagagaaGCCATGTTGGTGGTTGCCTCTGTCTCTCTATGTATggtcctaagagcatctcctatggcgcccctccggtaggacgtccggtcggacaccgggaagggcgacgggacgtccgccgttgggaggtcggaggtcggatacggacgtcccgtgaggacgtcgggtgtcctcggacatctcggcgacgggcgggcggacgtccgccactgtggcttcaactcggacgtccggtcggacgtcccgtttttttttttttttttttttttgaaactctatatatacggctcgttgaattttatttcattcgcaccacttgcgttaataacaagtttctctctctacatctataatctcaagtatatctagaatgtctagtgaaagtgatagcgagaatgagttggaggtcgctgttTCAGGTGCTATACAGAGGCGGCTACAACAGAggttgcagcggcggcagcaggcggcggtacctcggccgatccatcgtcgaactcaagtaccccgtgaccacattgctgcacatattcggttgtatgcggactacttcgctccgcaaccgcgttttggggaagccttattccggcgacgctttaggatgcatcgtccgctgtttctgcacatcgtgggtgctttagagagtaGATACCTGTTTTTTAGGATcagagaggatgcagctggcaaacccggactcacgcccttgcagaagtgcactgtcgcaatcagacaactggcgtatggaggcgcggccgacatgttcgactagtacctccacattggcgagtcgacagcagTCGAGTGTCTGCaaaatttttgcgcgggcgtgagagcgatattcggggagcggtatcttcggagtccgagccacgaagactgccagatgctgatagatatgcatgggtcggtgcacgggttccctgggatgttgggcagcatagattgtatgcaatgggagtggaagaactgctgcgtgcatttgccgacatgcggcaaacagatgcccatattcgacttcagcaggatattatcgaagaggtttggactcggaggggttgacgtgataatgtatgaattttttttttattagtgtgtaattttttttttcgaatcatgtatgttttttccgataaagttgttaatttttcccgttcgtattctcggtcaaattttatttccgtaaacgtaaattgttttatttgtgaatttatgattttttttattgcgggatgtcctagtgggaagggcgatgggaagggcggatatgcatgggatgtcctagtgatgtggcagtggggtgggatgtcctagtgacgtggcaggaggtgtttttgggatgtcctagtggatgtccgagtgggatgtccgcccactggagatgctctaactccTCAGCTCTTttgttttttctgttttttttcacCAAAATTGCTGTTTTTCCCATCACCATTTTCacaatttttcatttatttatttatttttcattaatacaattatttttaatatacaattacAACAGAAtcaaagaaagaaacaaaagatTAGGGTTAAATGATAAGCATTAAATTAGATCAATAGTACATAacggtaaataaaaaaattgaaacatgCTAATAGAATCAGATTCTTAACCATTATGGTTTTTTAAATAACCGTTTATATATTATAAACCCTTTAGAACTACTTTATTGTTTTGCAAATTTGGAGATTCAATAGTTATCCTAATAAAGTTAACCTGAGTTGGATCTAAATATCAAGAAATATAATCCACCTGATTTAGAATGTACTCTAAGATGTGGAAATAAATTGGTATGCATTGATCTTGtgtataaatatagaaataatTTACCCCTTtcaatggtttcaattattttatttgtacttTCCTTTTTATTCAAGTGAGGCATCTATTTTATGGGCCTACATTTTCATTTACTTCATGTCTGCCTTTTTGTCCATATCCATCCACCACCAAGCATCATATAAGACCGTCACCaatcattaaatatttttttaattcagacGCCAACGTATATggcaattatttaaaatatttaatcacttaATTTGTTCGGATACTATTTCAATCCATTTTAATTATATCTGTGATTTTGAAAACCATTGATTCAGATTTCAGGGGTCAGTCGGAAATTTATAGTGAGAAACGtggctttctttttatttaattattagtgCTTCTATTATTATTTTGGGTACCTTTTCCTCTCACACCAAGTAACACACAATTGATAGAGACAGAGAATCTTTTTAATTGTGTTAGGCATATAGTAAtaatttgactttaattaaatGTGATTTTATAACCAAACTTGGCCCAATGGGCCTGGACGAGATTAGATATTTTCGAAGTAATAGCAATGTTTGAGCCGGCAggcctaaaattaaaaatgggtTGTGTTGAGGGTTCATAACACATTTTGCCAGCTCTACGAGTATAAATTGACACATGTATATCATATATGTACATTTTTTCAGTTTtgaaaatgatatgtttataataatatatactacttttaaaatttttcaaTCAACAATCAATAATGGACTATGCAATATCATAATTCGTGACAATGAAGTTTTGAAAAatcaattatataatattaatgtTATATCATGGAAATTAGgtgtgcacaaaccgaaccggcccggcggttaaccgccggttcgggcccgccggttcataaACCGGAATCGGGACCGAAACCGGGggtttgaaccgtccggcggGTTGCCGGTCCCAACaggccggttcagggtcgaaggatgcgtgaaccgtgaaccggcggttcaacggttaaaaccgccggttcaaccgaatttt
This window contains:
- the LOC121759187 gene encoding ankyrin repeat protein SKIP35-like; translated protein: METKKVPIFEIEGGARSEIECKGLDIEKQINMDEPQCSEIEMMEMETAETEVPRMCDEGKHGSELVSFSSNKCEGGRHENVVFSREAPLAVKEDVSISSCSCGAEKLKSRLAASDSLPGKSGRKLSRQDRIELGRLFQGAVSSHDWELAESLILLADPQTLNDALCIALDSIWFLSTQQELYGITGLIKKIIGNGAYDFTRAALRTSFLASCVSACQSRTMSLADTVTVMAQRLHERLKECNGDEVLKAEAGAKVQKFTEWALKCISFHSRCQGNRDRVGHNSPVEIQLQLSAFKTFLDLAGNHLTGKDFTEAFDAACFPLTLFSSTFDPGWASGISATAIQGLLGMLIEGGADNVNQCFLEASRFGSTELVRILLQIAQRNSLDVDVDLALGFASHYGKIGTMECLVEEGNAMAFLGPLMRAAERGCMSVVQWFVQRGCRDMELCLALTAATSSSQVGVASYLLPHVPQHVLAALSIEILKAAGERSGGSLDGVAFLLQSDFLGDPVATYAVADSIARSEDEGIAPELRVFLKEHWSDVAFLDGLREGELHFSNLVQILRWGESPVCLRDLPSPLRVAIAYLPLYRECVKAGGGLLSQRHRGQLVEAARRLEGVVLDEPGQRRELLAVIERHLPPFFITT